The Hippoglossus hippoglossus isolate fHipHip1 chromosome 16, fHipHip1.pri, whole genome shotgun sequence genomic sequence TGTTTtcgtcccatccactaacatggaggaggcaaggtttaCGACCTGTAGTGCAGCCTGCCTCTAGGAGGTGATCAacacgctttggcttcacttttggggagctgccatgtcgtccatctttatgcacGGTCTGTGATTCATACTAAAGCTACAGTTATCTTAGCATATATATTTCCTGGATTATGAAATCGCGTGTTTATAACAGAACTTTAAAGGTGCTGATCTTGTTACTCTACTATTTACCAGTTTCCAgtcattatgctaagctaagctaactgctgCTGGCTGTAGATTTACACAGAACAGAGAGATGAGTGGTGTCTTGATTCTGAATCCTCAAAGGCAACAATGAGAAATCAGACTCATCTAAATCTTGGCAAGAAAACCAATAAGCATATTTCCAAAACGAACTGTATTTTGCAGAttaataaaagagagaaaaacgtTTCTCTCCACAATCTGCGAATGTCACTAGTCACAGGAGTCGACTTCCAGGTACAAGCATCATTTATTAGCTTTACATCATGAGTAAATGTTACATCGCTACATGAGAATCATTCTGTACAACTTCTCTTTTACAAATGTCAGTCACATTGAATGTGAAAACTGCAGGTATGCTATCCATTGTGCTACTCACACAGTAAAGGGTTTGACTTGTGTCTTTACAACAGTTTACTAtcaatgtacaaataaaaaaaaaaaacttggtaTCATAACAACTGTATAACCGTTAATATATTGTCTTCAGTGTattcagaaaagaaaactagGCGAGGAGTACGATATTAATCCTTTACATTCATCACAGAATTAATTTACCCTCATATTTTGCCCATTTTCAACAAAGAATGTGCCAAAGACAACTTCCTAATGCCCTCATCAAGCGGACCGCAGCGTCATATCACCTTCATTTCAGACGGGGTTCAGCTCATCCTGGAAGACGTGAACGTGTTGTCCTCTGCCATGTTTTCCCTGTCAGGTGTGAAACGCCCCGTCCTCAGTAGTACGAGCTCAGGTGGGAGTGGGTAGCGGGATGCCTGGTCATGGCTGACCCAGGATAGATGGGGCTGTTGGGGGAGTTCCAGTACGTCGACTGGGGGGCAAAAAAGTTGCCGGGGGAGACGGGCATAGGTGCTGGGTGTCCACCCATGAAGTTCATTTTGGGCTGGTGGCTGTGGTAGGGCTGGACATAAGACATCTCAGTCTGGTACTTAATCCCACCGTCGGCCGAGTGGTTCTGGTGCGCCTGCGAGATGCCCTGGAAGTCAAACTTGTAGGCGTAGCGCTTGCCGTGCACCTTGGTCATGATGTTCTTGTCGTAGTAGTAGCGCAGGGCGCGGCTCAGCTTGTCGTAGTTCATGTTGGGCTTGCTCTTGCGCTCGCCCCAGCGCTTGGCCACCTCATCGGGGTCGGTCATCTTGAACTCGCCATTGGTGCCCTCCCAGGTGATGATGCCGGCGTTGTTGCTGTCggacagcagctccagcaggaaCTGCCACAACTGGATCTGCCCTGAACCtgggggtgtgggggtgggtgggggggcaaTAAAGAGGAAGAGTTAAGTGAATAAATCAAGACAGAAAATGTGCAGGTGGTGGATGTTGCTGTGTGAAAtgtctgttctgtttttcttgGTAATATTGGAAAGTTTTGCAGGATGTTGTCATCTGTGTGAAAATATCAAGTCATGTTTAAAATCAAGTAATTTTGAATAAAGAGGTGAAAGATTTCAACTCCATGAATTTGGTTTTTCTAGGACCTTGGACAGCTCCTTTCTCTGACAGCTTgttttgttacctctgccaaggaggtcatgtttttgtaggtgtgcactctactgagtgaaaTTCAATTTTTCTTTGTGCTTGAATCGATTTCCTTAAAATATGATatcagttgttttctttttaaatcaaatgtgaCCTTTTCACTGTGTGGCTTGGAGGACGTGTGAGACGGCAGGGCAGAAACCTACCCACAGGCCTGTGAGCGCTGGGGTCAGGGAGCTTGTACGGACTTTGTTTGCCCGTTCGGTTCTTGGATGAGCTGAGGGCTTGGCCttctgtgaggaaacagcagggcAAACAGTCATTTTTGGGGGTTGGGAGGGAAGCCGGATTTTTATCTCGGTGCAAGCGTGACGCAACCTTTGCTGACACAACAGGTGTTGCTTGAGGTTTACTTCATTTTGGAATGTCAGTGCGTGCCAGCCCTTGCTCGCTTTTCTCTCCCATGTTGCCAAAGCAGACAGTGTAAAGGCCTCATTTGTGTCATCATGTTTGTTGGTCTGTCTCGTTTGTGGTTCTGGTTCTTACCTGGGTTGGCTAATCTACTGCTGATGGGCCCTAGTGTCTGATATGggtctggaaataaaaaagtattattaGTTTTACATATTGTCTCTCGCAGATAAAGGTTTTTACTAATTCCCCCTAAATTTCATGTTAATCATTGTCGTCaagaaaagttaaaatgtttgaaGTCACTTGTTATCTGTCCCTCCAGCTGTTTCTCCAACAGCTGGAGGAACAGATACGTCActctctgctgcccccccccccacccactcttCCAACCAACACACAATGTGAGTCTGAATGAATGAAGTAAAACAAAGTGGTCATTAGTGCTGATTATGAGGTCAAAACAAATATTCCCTTTTATCGTGCAGCCATTTGCCATCAGCTAGAAATGTGGGTGGGTCAGTTATGCCAAACTAGGCCGTCGTACCTTGCACAATTCTTGGAGCTGGGTCTGTAACTCTTGTGCCGTGCTGGTGCTCCATGGAGGAACCTAGAGATCAGAAAAAGAATTAAAGAAATGGTTTGATCCTGATTCAGTCAATTTTTAGACGTTTGTTCATGCTTGAAAAGTTCATCATTGTGGTCCGTGTTTCATATCACCctcagtttttgtttgtgttaccTTTAGGCACTGCTGTCATGGTGTTTGCTGGCCAGCTGTTTCTGCGGCTGATCTCATCAAACCCgctttctacacacacacacacacacacacacacacacacacacacacacacataagacaTTGACAACACATGGTATAAAAAGGCTTTGAAGTGGACAGTGGGACGGGACAGCTTCAGTAGGAAGGAAGTCAGTAAATGGACGTGATAAGCGTTTGGGGGTCTAAAGATGACCCTCAGTTTCTTGGGTGagcatatttttttattagttcAAGCCGCCTCTGTTGCTCCACAAGATTGTGAATTGTGTCCCAGGAGCCGGACCGATACCCCCCCTAACTTCCTGTGCCGGTgcagctgtttcctgtctgaaaCTGGCTGTTGAATTTGGAACTCGTCAAAGTTTTTTGTTCACTCAAGAGTTGTGGCACGAAACCTTTTACACTCTTAAAATTATGTAACACGATTCCTTAatgcatcatttaaaataaccCTGACATAATTCAAGTAGTTTTCACACCTGAATCTGAGCTGTGATTCAAACCTGGACACAGTTAAATCAAAATAGAACTAAAAGTGATTTTTACTGTCATGTAACATAATGAGTGGTTGAAGAAATAACTGATTCTTAATCCAAAAAAAAGTACAATAGAGCAAATATAAAATGTCCGCATTTGGCATTCAAAGTTGTACTTCATTGAAAATACTTCAGAAGTTTGGAGTGGAAATGTTTTTGGTGGAGCTGTTGTCATCTGAAACGTGATGAGGGTTTAAATGTTGCTGAATCCCGATTGGTtcataaagaagaaaaactcaTCGCTTTTCAAACGACAAACTCTTTTGATTTTCGCAGAAAATGGTGCGTTCCTGTCAAAAACCCCCTGTTGCTCCTGGTAAGAAGCCGATTGAGAAAGTAGGTGTTGCTGGAGACTGGATGACCTCACCTGCTTTCACCTGTAGTCTGGGTTGTTGTGGGGGGGTGTTGTTGGTGGGAGTTGTGGGGTAGGAGAAAGTCGGGCTACCTGAAGCAAAAACCAAAGAAAcgttaaaagtaaaaatatacatttaacataAGATGCAAATAAAATCCATAATACCTCAGCAGTAGTGTCATGTTTAATGTTGTGAGATGAAGGATTGACGcaacagaaactgaaacagtggtggaggaagtaccCAAAAATTTTACTTGAGTTCATTTTTATCTATTTGAGCACCACATTAATTTAAGTAATCTGGTACAACATGAGTAAGTACTTGCAGAAACTAAATCACTGCTGCCACACAAGAAAATAAAGCATCAGAAATCACGACAACCTCACACACAGGAAACCTCCATAAGCAAAAAGGGAACAATCGACAAAAGACATGAGGATGTCGTAAGTGCCCCTGTATTTCCAgatgtttgtattattattattacatattcaAATTGAGTTTAGTACCAGGACTGAATATGAGtgttaaaataaagaagagTGAAACCGTTTGTGCCAGAGAACGATGTAAACCAGAACATTTAAAACCCAGACCCATCAGCTGGGGGGGTGCAGTCTTACTCTGCCGGAGGTAATTGAGGTGCGAGAGCAGCATGTCTGCGTTGTAGGCCGACGTGAGACGCATCATGTCGTCCTTGGTCATCTTGCACAGGGCCTTGCCGTCCAGGGCTTGGAAGAGCATGACGTCCACCTCCTCCAGGACGTACTCCTTGATGGCCCAGTCCAGCCACTGTCGCACGTGGTCCTGTGTCCACACCTCTGGATCTGGGGTCagagggtggagggaggagaggcgcACAGAAATGATCAGGAAAATACTCCTGATAGATTtataacacacatttataaccTGGTGTCTCACTCTGTCGGAGTAAATCATCTTGTAGCAGAGTACAATCTGTGAACTATTAATTTGAGATAAAAGCTGTTCTGGTTTTCTGGCTTTTAAAAAAgtcatgtaaacaggaagttgtaCAATGAGGAaagatattttatataatatctGCTTGTTTCAACTAAAGCTTAATTGAATAAGATGTTGCTTCAGTAAACCTAAAGCACTGTGTTGCTTTGCCATGTAACTGTAACTCTCTTGGTTTGAAAAGTACACAATGTCATGTACATATACAGGGTATAGCTATtgtgcctttttaaaacaaatcttattTTGTATCGTGTCTTATCCCATGAATCAGACCTTTATGGTCAAGAAATAAAATGCATCGAGTCTCATTCTGGAAAGTACACGATCGTTTCCAGTAGCAAACAATGACTGTGTGGAGAATTGCCTGTAATATTAGGCAGGAGCTTTAGTCGCAAGCAGAGGCCGCCACACCCTCAGCTCCCGGTTGTCCTTGGTCGACACGTTTCTACAGTGATGCAATATCCACGAATTATAAAGCAGAGTAACTCGGTGCCGGTGACTCATTGACGAGTCTCGTTGAATTCCAGCGAACTGAGTGTTAAATCGTCGACTCTCGGAGGTGGTGACCCTCCAGAGGATGACTCACTGCACTTTGAACTGGGCAGGATGGAGAATGTAAGATATGTCATCAGGTCAGTGAAGTGAAGATGAAATGGACTATAGACACCGCGGGTGATAGAAATGACATCATTTACTTCAAGTTAAGTCTGTGTCAGTGGTTTTCCTCTGTAAAGACGAGGAAATTCACTGAGACTCTCGGGATGAATATTCATCAAGATTCTTGGATCAAATATGAAGCAACTTGACTCTaaagctgattttttttcagaCGTGAAGTCggcacattttcctgaaattttccagaggggatGTATGTGAGAACCCAAATGTCTGAGtcacatgtttttacattttccagaactttttcTGCAAAATATCTGGAGTATTTCCTAACAagtgatgacgtttctaacactcAACACTTAACTGgaagaaacaaaatatttcaggatgattcattgctatttatttatttatttatttatatattggctgatatatctctaaattaaattagttttctCCTCATTGGCCCCGAGAAATCCGTATCCGTCTGACTCTAGAAGTCACTTCTGGTTATTTATCCAGGGTTCAAAACAGGATTATAAAAAATCTTGTATTTACATAACAGCTCTGAATACTAATTTACACGAAATATCATTCATTTTAAACCCTGATGTTGTAGTTGCAGTACTTCAGAGTCACAGTAGTTaatggtagtagtagtagtggtattTTGGGGAAGAAGAGtttgatgcacaaacacacgctgtgCCCATCTCTGATTCAGTTATCCACGTTGCACAAGCCCAGTGCGTGCCCGCTGTTGGGAAACCGTCTTGTGACAGTGTTGTGTGATGGACGGAGGGTGACGGAGGGTGATGGAGGACGACCGgcagctcgtgtgtgtgtgtgtgtgtgtgtgtgtgtgtgtgtgagtgtgagtcagCTCACCTGCTGGCACGATgaccctcttctcctctgtggtgcTGCTGGGCGGGGTGGCGGTCTGGGGGCTGACGCGAGGCTCCACGTACGAGGCCTGGTACGGCATCGGGGGCCCGTCGTTGCTCATGTGTCTGGAGCGTTTGGTGACGCTGCAGTCCACAGGGGACTCACGGCTGAaacggagagaggagaaggaaacgTGTGAACGTTAACATGTCTTATAAAGCTCGTAAATGTTATACAGCATCAACACGCTAATAGAGATCTAGCTATGAAccgtttttctgtttttcagtaATATTATTTCAGGTTTATAAAGAGCAAGGTTGTTGTCTCCTGtaagcagctgctgttgttgagtTCAAACTCAATTCAAGCACATCACTTATTTTATACTACATATGAGTataatccctctctctctacctctatTGCTCTCTATCCATCTttacctctccctctctgtctctctctctctatcaatCGCTCTTTCTACCTCTCTCTATCGTTCTATCTCTTTTTCTATCTCTATTGCTTTCTCTACCTGTCTATCgctctctctatccctctctctctctatctctattgctctctctccatcttaacctctctctcgctctcccgcTCTCGCCAgctctatctgtctatctttattgctctctctccatctttacctctctctttctctctctctaactctatCTATCTTTATtgctctctcttcatctttatctctctctatctctcactcTTTTTACCTCTATCGCTCTATCTCTCTTAATTgctttctctatctctctatcgTGCTTGGCACCTGTCTCTATcactctctctatccctctctatcgctccatctctctatcactctctctatctctcttttttttaaaaagcagagaaaggAAATACAATGAAGTGTCTATAAAGTACTTTTCCTGAAgaatacttgagtaaatgtatttagttactTAATGTGTAATCCCACATGGTTAAAGTAAAAACACCATCAGTGGTCATTTGTTAAATGAGCAATAAACAAATACGTTTAGGATCTGGGAAACACCTGAATGTTGAAATGGAGCCGTAACAAAGCCACAGTCAGTTCACCGGGAACCCGTTGCCCCCTGTGGCCCCCTGTGGCCCCAGCCCTGACTCACCTGGTCCCGTTGACGTGTTCGCCTCTTTTCCCAGGGTTTTGCGCCGCTGACCCCACCCACTCCGGCTCGGCGGCCTCGGGGCTCTGCTTGGAGGCCTGGCCGTAAACTCCTGGCGACGTCATCTCGACCTTCATGTGCATGACCGGGGCTGCTGGGTAGGGCGGCTCAAACATGGGCTGATCCTCGCTCACCACGGACAGAGCTTCCTGTCCAACAGAACCACAGCGGTCAGAGTCTGACACGAATGAGCCCGTCACAACCTGTGGAAACTTTGTTTTCCTGTACAGACTCTATTCAAACTGAGATGCTTCAAGTGGAGCTGTCGAAGTGACAAAACCAGCACAACATGTTTATctgaacctttaaaatcaaaacaatacaGTTCCTTTTTTACAGGCCGAGCACAGACAGATTTCCACCTTTATAAAACTTTGATAAAAGAAAGTAAGGGACTAAATtagtaaatgtactttactgATCCCAAACTGGAAAACTCACATCCTTTTAGCAGTGTTGAATTCAGACAGAGCTCTTTACTTAAACAGACGCACTTTGAGTTTGGACCATTACTTGTTCAcctttctcctccacatccatTACAATGTTAGATTTCAGTGGTATTCCCCCTGTAGTTGACCGAAACTTTGTACTAATGTATTTGTCTAAACAGATATGGCAAGTAGAAATGTT encodes the following:
- the fli1rs gene encoding fli-1 proto-oncogene, ETS transcription factor-related sequence isoform X4 gives rise to the protein MFEPPYPAAPVMHMKVEMTSPGVYGQASKQSPEAAEPEWVGSAAQNPGKRGEHVNGTSRESPVDCSVTKRSRHMSNDGPPMPYQASYVEPRVSPQTATPPSSTTEEKRVIVPADPEVWTQDHVRQWLDWAIKEYVLEEVDVMLFQALDGKALCKMTKDDMMRLTSAYNADMLLSHLNYLRQSSPTFSYPTTPTNNTPPQQPRLQVKAESGFDEISRRNSWPANTMTAVPKGSSMEHQHGTRVTDPAPRIVQDPYQTLGPISSRLANPEGQALSSSKNRTGKQSPYKLPDPSAHRPVGSGQIQLWQFLLELLSDSNNAGIITWEGTNGEFKMTDPDEVAKRWGERKSKPNMNYDKLSRALRYYYDKNIMTKVHGKRYAYKFDFQGISQAHQNHSADGGIKYQTEMSYVQPYHSHQPKMNFMGGHPAPMPVSPGNFFAPQSTYWNSPNSPIYPGSAMTRHPATHSHLSSYY
- the fli1rs gene encoding fli-1 proto-oncogene, ETS transcription factor-related sequence isoform X5, coding for MCPPSLDEPVNEALSVVSEDQPMFEPPYPAAPVMHMKVEMTSPGVYGQASKQSPEAAEPEWVGSAAQNPGKRGEHVNGTSRESPVDCSVTKRSRHMSNDGPPMPYQASYVEPRVSPQTATPPSSTTEEKRVIVPADPEVWTQDHVRQWLDWAIKEYVLEEVDVMLFQALDGKALCKMTKDDMMRLTSAYNADMLLSHLNYLRQSSPTFSYPTTPTNNTPPQQPRLQVKAESGFDEISRRNSWPANTMTAVPKGSSMEHQHGTRVTDPAPRIVQDPYQTLGPISSRLANPGSGQIQLWQFLLELLSDSNNAGIITWEGTNGEFKMTDPDEVAKRWGERKSKPNMNYDKLSRALRYYYDKNIMTKVHGKRYAYKFDFQGISQAHQNHSADGGIKYQTEMSYVQPYHSHQPKMNFMGGHPAPMPVSPGNFFAPQSTYWNSPNSPIYPGSAMTRHPATHSHLSSYY
- the fli1rs gene encoding fli-1 proto-oncogene, ETS transcription factor-related sequence isoform X1; this translates as MCPPSLDEPVNEALSVVSEDQPMFEPPYPAAPVMHMKVEMTSPGVYGQASKQSPEAAEPEWVGSAAQNPGKRGEHVNGTSRESPVDCSVTKRSRHMSNDGPPMPYQASYVEPRVSPQTATPPSSTTEEKRVIVPADPEVWTQDHVRQWLDWAIKEYVLEEVDVMLFQALDGKALCKMTKDDMMRLTSAYNADMLLSHLNYLRQSSPTFSYPTTPTNNTPPQQPRLQVKAESGFDEISRRNSWPANTMTAVPKGSSMEHQHGTRVTDPAPRIVQDPYQTLGPISSRLANPEGQALSSSKNRTGKQSPYKLPDPSAHRPVGSGQIQLWQFLLELLSDSNNAGIITWEGTNGEFKMTDPDEVAKRWGERKSKPNMNYDKLSRALRYYYDKNIMTKVHGKRYAYKFDFQGISQAHQNHSADGGIKYQTEMSYVQPYHSHQPKMNFMGGHPAPMPVSPGNFFAPQSTYWNSPNSPIYPGSAMTRHPATHSHLSSYY
- the fli1rs gene encoding fli-1 proto-oncogene, ETS transcription factor-related sequence isoform X6; its protein translation is MDCTIKEALSVVSEDQPMFEPPYPAAPVMHMKVEMTSPGVYGQASKQSPEAAEPEWVGSAAQNPGKRGEHVNGTSRESPVDCSVTKRSRHMSNDGPPMPYQASYVEPRVSPQTATPPSSTTEEKRVIVPADPEVWTQDHVRQWLDWAIKEYVLEEVDVMLFQALDGKALCKMTKDDMMRLTSAYNADMLLSHLNYLRQSSPTFSYPTTPTNNTPPQQPRLQVKAESGFDEISRRNSWPANTMTAVPKGSSMEHQHGTRVTDPAPRIVQDPYQTLGPISSRLANPGSGQIQLWQFLLELLSDSNNAGIITWEGTNGEFKMTDPDEVAKRWGERKSKPNMNYDKLSRALRYYYDKNIMTKVHGKRYAYKFDFQGISQAHQNHSADGGIKYQTEMSYVQPYHSHQPKMNFMGGHPAPMPVSPGNFFAPQSTYWNSPNSPIYPGSAMTRHPATHSHLSSYY
- the fli1rs gene encoding fli-1 proto-oncogene, ETS transcription factor-related sequence isoform X3 → MDCTIKEALSVVSEDQPMFEPPYPAAPVMHMKVEMTSPGVYGQASKQSPEAAEPEWVGSAAQNPGKRGEHVNGTSRESPVDCSVTKRSRHMSNDGPPMPYQASYVEPRVSPQTATPPSSTTEEKRVIVPADPEVWTQDHVRQWLDWAIKEYVLEEVDVMLFQALDGKALCKMTKDDMMRLTSAYNADMLLSHLNYLRQSSPTFSYPTTPTNNTPPQQPRLQVKAESGFDEISRRNSWPANTMTAVPKGSSMEHQHGTRVTDPAPRIVQDPYQTLGPISSRLANPEGQALSSSKNRTGKQSPYKLPDPSAHRPVGSGQIQLWQFLLELLSDSNNAGIITWEGTNGEFKMTDPDEVAKRWGERKSKPNMNYDKLSRALRYYYDKNIMTKVHGKRYAYKFDFQGISQAHQNHSADGGIKYQTEMSYVQPYHSHQPKMNFMGGHPAPMPVSPGNFFAPQSTYWNSPNSPIYPGSAMTRHPATHSHLSSYY
- the fli1rs gene encoding fli-1 proto-oncogene, ETS transcription factor-related sequence isoform X2, translated to MCPPSLDEPEALSVVSEDQPMFEPPYPAAPVMHMKVEMTSPGVYGQASKQSPEAAEPEWVGSAAQNPGKRGEHVNGTSRESPVDCSVTKRSRHMSNDGPPMPYQASYVEPRVSPQTATPPSSTTEEKRVIVPADPEVWTQDHVRQWLDWAIKEYVLEEVDVMLFQALDGKALCKMTKDDMMRLTSAYNADMLLSHLNYLRQSSPTFSYPTTPTNNTPPQQPRLQVKAESGFDEISRRNSWPANTMTAVPKGSSMEHQHGTRVTDPAPRIVQDPYQTLGPISSRLANPEGQALSSSKNRTGKQSPYKLPDPSAHRPVGSGQIQLWQFLLELLSDSNNAGIITWEGTNGEFKMTDPDEVAKRWGERKSKPNMNYDKLSRALRYYYDKNIMTKVHGKRYAYKFDFQGISQAHQNHSADGGIKYQTEMSYVQPYHSHQPKMNFMGGHPAPMPVSPGNFFAPQSTYWNSPNSPIYPGSAMTRHPATHSHLSSYY